One Ethanoligenens harbinense YUAN-3 genomic window carries:
- the yidD gene encoding membrane protein insertion efficiency factor YidD: MKQLLLALIRFYRRFVSPLKPPSCRYYPTCSQYAAQAIERFGALRGGWLAVRRILRCHPFNPGGIDPVPEQFSLRGARKKP, from the coding sequence ATGAAACAATTACTTTTGGCGCTGATCCGATTTTACCGGCGCTTTGTTTCACCGCTCAAGCCGCCTTCCTGCCGGTATTATCCCACATGTTCCCAATATGCCGCGCAGGCCATCGAACGGTTTGGCGCGCTGCGCGGCGGTTGGCTTGCGGTGCGGCGCATCCTGCGCTGTCATCCGTTCAACCCCGGGGGAATCGACCCGGTTCCGGAACAGTTTTCCCTGCGCGGCGCGCGCAAAAAACCGTAA